From the genome of Flavobacterium ovatum, one region includes:
- a CDS encoding transglutaminase domain-containing protein, whose protein sequence is MATSTVASKKAVCHGYAALSEYLLSRLGLEVQTVFGTIKTDPSEIGEIPTQINHAWNAVKINGVWRFIDTTLGSGFISQKTNLFKFYFNDSYFFTKPERFFLNHYPVDSKWLLVPKTKSEFALQPVYFGLYFKNNFEILHEGKGIVSSSNEENFAFTIKGLEEFDSVQCSFNVENKSIFLKPQNGSGDFVISLKDRKDNYLSIYVNREIIAIYKII, encoded by the coding sequence TTGGCCACCAGTACTGTTGCTTCCAAAAAAGCGGTTTGTCATGGTTATGCAGCTTTGTCGGAGTACTTATTGTCAAGGTTAGGTCTAGAAGTGCAAACGGTTTTTGGTACCATCAAAACGGATCCTTCTGAAATTGGTGAAATTCCAACTCAAATTAATCATGCTTGGAATGCCGTTAAAATAAACGGCGTTTGGCGTTTTATAGACACCACATTAGGTTCCGGTTTTATTTCTCAAAAGACTAATTTATTTAAGTTTTACTTTAATGATAGTTATTTTTTTACGAAGCCCGAACGTTTTTTCTTAAATCATTATCCTGTTGATTCAAAATGGTTATTGGTGCCAAAGACTAAGAGTGAATTTGCATTGCAACCGGTGTATTTTGGTCTGTATTTCAAAAATAATTTTGAGATTTTGCATGAGGGAAAAGGGATTGTTTCGTCAAGTAATGAAGAGAATTTTGCTTTTACCATCAAGGGATTAGAGGAGTTTGATTCTGTTCAATGTTCGTTTAACGTTGAGAATAAAAGTATTTTTTTAAAACCTCAAAACGGTTCAGGAGACTTTGTGATTTCGTTAAAAGACAGGAAAGATAATTATCTTTCCATTTATGTCAATAGGGAAATTATTGCGATTTATAAGATTATTTAA
- a CDS encoding acyl-CoA reductase, whose translation MTLENKKNAFIELGKFLSQFSEGENTQKEGVLGNDVFYESFIDLIQLTQSHNGWYTPEHVYFALQSWAEALTKENLDTWLNSYDFTDVTPKKVALILAGNIPLVGFHDFLSVLISGHEALIKLSSNDQHLLPFLAKYLIHIEPELASKITFTEGRLENFDTVIATGSNNTARYFEYYFKDKPSIIRKSRNSVAVLNGKETKEQLEALGEDIFRYFGLGCRNVSKLFVPKGYVFDPFFEGMFKYQDVVHYEKYANNYDYNKAVFLMSNFKLLDNGFLTIKEDKSHASPISSVFYEFYETLADLEKKLETEEENIQCIVSNNLIKNSIPFGQTQQPKLWDYADNIDTISFLLIT comes from the coding sequence ATGACATTAGAAAACAAAAAAAATGCTTTTATTGAACTAGGGAAATTCCTGAGTCAATTTTCTGAAGGCGAAAATACGCAAAAAGAAGGCGTTTTGGGCAATGACGTTTTTTATGAGTCATTTATTGATTTGATTCAGCTTACTCAATCACATAATGGCTGGTATACTCCTGAACACGTTTATTTTGCGTTGCAATCCTGGGCAGAAGCGTTGACTAAAGAGAACCTAGATACTTGGTTAAATTCTTATGATTTCACCGACGTCACTCCAAAAAAAGTCGCTTTGATTCTTGCTGGAAACATTCCGTTGGTTGGATTTCATGATTTTTTGTCCGTTTTGATTTCCGGACACGAAGCTTTAATCAAATTATCATCAAACGACCAACATTTATTGCCTTTTTTGGCAAAATACTTGATCCATATCGAACCAGAGCTTGCTAGCAAAATTACTTTTACCGAAGGGAGATTAGAAAATTTTGATACTGTAATTGCCACAGGAAGCAATAACACCGCTCGTTATTTTGAATATTATTTCAAAGACAAACCATCTATCATTCGTAAAAGCAGAAATTCTGTGGCAGTTTTAAATGGAAAAGAAACGAAGGAGCAATTGGAAGCATTGGGAGAAGATATCTTTAGGTATTTTGGACTTGGATGTCGCAACGTTTCTAAGCTTTTTGTACCAAAAGGATATGTATTTGACCCCTTTTTTGAAGGCATGTTTAAGTACCAAGATGTGGTTCATTATGAAAAGTACGCTAACAATTACGATTACAACAAAGCGGTTTTCTTGATGAGTAATTTTAAATTATTAGACAACGGATTTTTAACGATCAAAGAGGACAAGAGTCACGCCTCGCCGATTTCAAGTGTGTTTTATGAATTTTATGAGACCCTAGCCGATTTAGAAAAAAAACTCGAAACCGAAGAAGAAAACATCCAATGTATCGTAAGTAATAATTTGATAAAAAACAGCATCCCATTTGGACAAACACAACAACCAAAATTATGGGATTATGCAGATAATATCGATACTATATCGTTTTTGTTAATAACATAA
- a CDS encoding D-2-hydroxyacid dehydrogenase — MKVLANDGISKSGILALEKGGFEVITAKVAQEQVANYINENNVSVILVRSATKVRKDIIDACPGIKIIGRGGVGMDNIDVEYAKSKGINVINTPASSSESVAELVFGHLFSGVRFLHDSNRNMPLEGDTKFNDLKKAYADGVELRGKTLGVVGIGRIGQATAKMALGLGMKVIAADSFIPQVDVKVEFFDGQSITTTIVSQSLESLFQEADFITLHVPAQDGYIVSEKEFATMKDGVGIVNCARGGVINEVDLVNALDSGKVSFAGLDVFENEPTPATQLLMHAKISLTPHIGAATGEAQDRIGTELASQIISLLS; from the coding sequence ATGAAAGTATTAGCAAACGATGGGATTTCAAAAAGTGGAATCTTAGCTTTAGAAAAAGGTGGATTTGAAGTAATCACTGCAAAAGTAGCGCAAGAACAAGTGGCTAACTATATCAACGAAAACAACGTAAGCGTTATTTTGGTTCGTAGTGCAACTAAAGTTCGTAAAGACATTATTGATGCTTGTCCTGGAATCAAAATCATCGGTCGTGGTGGTGTTGGTATGGATAACATTGATGTTGAATACGCTAAAAGCAAAGGAATCAACGTAATCAATACACCAGCTTCTTCATCTGAATCTGTTGCTGAATTGGTATTTGGTCACTTGTTTTCGGGTGTTCGTTTCTTGCATGATTCAAACAGAAATATGCCATTAGAAGGAGACACTAAATTCAATGACTTGAAGAAAGCATATGCTGATGGAGTTGAATTAAGAGGTAAAACTTTGGGTGTTGTAGGTATTGGTCGTATTGGTCAAGCTACTGCTAAAATGGCTCTTGGTCTGGGTATGAAAGTGATCGCTGCAGATAGCTTTATCCCTCAAGTTGATGTGAAAGTTGAATTCTTTGACGGACAATCTATTACTACTACTATCGTTTCTCAATCTTTGGAATCTTTGTTCCAAGAGGCTGACTTTATCACGTTACACGTTCCTGCTCAAGATGGTTACATTGTTTCTGAAAAAGAATTTGCTACAATGAAAGACGGTGTAGGTATAGTAAACTGTGCTCGTGGTGGTGTAATCAACGAAGTAGATTTAGTTAACGCTTTAGATAGTGGAAAAGTTTCTTTCGCAGGTTTAGACGTTTTCGAAAACGAACCAACTCCAGCTACACAACTATTGATGCATGCAAAAATCTCTTTGACTCCACACATTGGAGCTGCAACAGGAGAAGCACAAGATAGAATTGGAACTGAATTAGCTTCACAAATCATTAGCCTATTAAGCTAA
- the ychF gene encoding redox-regulated ATPase YchF: protein MKAGIVGLPNVGKSTLFNCLSNAKAQSANFPFCTIEPNIGVVNVPDPRINKLEELVKPERVQMATVDIVDIAGLVKGASKGEGLGNQFLGNIRECNAIIHVLRCFDNDNIVHVDGNVNPIRDKETIDIELQLKDLETVEKRLEKVNRAAKTGNKEAITEKGLLDRIRESLLQAKSARTIVLQNNDEEVLMEAFQLITAKPVLYVCNVDENSAVSGNKYVDLVKELVKDEDAEVIILSVGAEADITELESFEERQVFLEDMGLTEPGASVLIRAAYKLLKQQTYFTAGVKEVRAWTINIGSTAPQAAGVIHTDFEKGFIRAEVIAYEDFVSYGSEAKCKEAGKFKVEGKEYIVKDGDVMHFRFNV, encoded by the coding sequence ATGAAAGCAGGAATTGTAGGATTACCTAATGTTGGAAAATCAACCCTTTTTAATTGTTTGTCTAATGCCAAAGCACAAAGTGCAAACTTTCCTTTTTGTACTATCGAACCAAACATTGGAGTAGTAAACGTTCCAGATCCTCGTATCAACAAATTGGAGGAATTGGTAAAGCCAGAGCGTGTGCAAATGGCAACGGTAGATATTGTAGATATTGCAGGATTGGTAAAAGGAGCAAGTAAAGGAGAAGGTTTAGGGAATCAATTTCTTGGAAATATTAGAGAATGTAACGCTATTATTCACGTTTTACGTTGTTTTGATAATGACAATATCGTTCACGTGGACGGAAATGTAAACCCAATTCGTGACAAAGAAACGATTGATATCGAGTTACAATTAAAAGATCTTGAAACAGTTGAAAAACGTTTGGAGAAAGTAAATCGTGCGGCAAAAACAGGAAATAAAGAAGCGATAACAGAAAAAGGACTTCTTGACCGAATTAGAGAGTCGCTTTTACAAGCTAAATCTGCACGTACAATTGTTCTTCAAAACAATGATGAAGAGGTTTTGATGGAAGCTTTTCAATTAATTACAGCAAAACCAGTTTTGTATGTATGTAATGTGGATGAAAACTCAGCTGTAAGCGGAAATAAATATGTAGATCTAGTCAAAGAATTAGTAAAAGACGAAGATGCTGAGGTAATTATTCTTTCTGTTGGTGCCGAAGCGGATATCACAGAATTAGAAAGTTTTGAAGAGCGTCAAGTTTTTCTTGAAGATATGGGGTTAACAGAGCCTGGAGCTTCTGTTTTAATTCGTGCAGCTTACAAATTATTGAAACAACAAACGTATTTTACAGCAGGTGTAAAAGAAGTTCGTGCTTGGACCATCAATATTGGATCTACTGCACCACAAGCTGCAGGAGTAATCCACACCGATTTCGAAAAAGGATTCATCCGTGCAGAAGTAATCGCTTACGAAGATTTCGTTAGTTACGGTTCGGAAGCCAAATGTAAGGAAGCAGGTAAATTCAAAGTTGAAGGAAAAGAATATATCGTAAAAGATGGTGATGTAATGCACTTCCGTTTCAACGTGTAG
- the serC gene encoding 3-phosphoserine/phosphohydroxythreonine transaminase — translation MKKHNYSAGPSILPQEVFEKSAQAILDFNNSGLSILEISHRSKDFVAVMDEARTLALELLDLTGKGYQALFLAGGASTEFLRTPYNLMKENGKAAYLDSGTWATAAIKEAKFFGETVIVASSKDDNYNNVPKGYEIPADADYFHCTSNNTIFGTQMKSFPQTNVPVVCDMSSDIFSRVIDFTQFDIIYAGAQKNMGPAGATLVVIKEEILGKNGRNIPSILDYTKHIKAESMFNTPPVFPVYVSLLTMKWIKEKGGVAAVEKLNNAKAALLYGEIDRNPLFKGAAVTEDRSNMNATFLLNNPEHTETFDKMWKEAGISGIPGHRSVGGYRASIYNAMPIESVQVLVDVMQALEAKV, via the coding sequence ATGAAAAAACACAACTACAGCGCAGGACCATCAATTTTACCACAAGAAGTTTTTGAAAAATCAGCTCAAGCTATATTAGATTTCAATAATTCAGGATTGTCGATTTTAGAAATTTCGCACCGAAGTAAAGATTTCGTAGCTGTAATGGACGAAGCACGTACCTTAGCATTAGAATTGCTAGACCTTACAGGTAAAGGGTATCAAGCTCTTTTTCTTGCTGGTGGAGCTAGTACGGAATTCTTGAGAACTCCATACAACTTGATGAAAGAAAACGGAAAAGCCGCTTATCTTGATTCAGGAACTTGGGCAACTGCAGCAATTAAAGAAGCTAAATTTTTTGGAGAAACAGTTATTGTAGCCTCTTCAAAAGATGACAATTACAATAATGTACCTAAAGGATATGAAATTCCTGCTGATGCAGATTATTTCCACTGTACATCAAACAATACCATTTTTGGTACTCAAATGAAGTCATTCCCACAAACCAACGTACCAGTTGTTTGCGATATGAGTTCGGATATATTTTCAAGAGTAATCGATTTTACTCAATTTGATATCATTTATGCTGGTGCTCAAAAAAATATGGGACCTGCTGGAGCTACTTTGGTAGTTATCAAAGAAGAGATTCTTGGTAAAAACGGAAGAAACATTCCTAGTATCTTAGATTACACAAAACATATCAAAGCTGAGAGTATGTTTAACACACCTCCTGTTTTTCCTGTTTACGTTTCTTTATTGACTATGAAATGGATTAAAGAAAAAGGTGGCGTTGCAGCTGTTGAGAAATTAAACAATGCAAAAGCAGCCTTACTTTACGGAGAAATCGACAGAAACCCATTGTTCAAAGGAGCAGCAGTTACTGAAGACCGTTCCAACATGAATGCTACTTTCTTATTGAACAACCCAGAGCACACTGAAACATTTGATAAAATGTGGAAAGAAGCTGGGATTTCTGGAATTCCAGGACACCGTTCAGTAGGTGGTTACAGAGCTTCAATTTACAACGCAATGCCAATTGAAAGCGTTCAAGTTTTGGTTGATGTGATGCAAGCTTTGGAGGCTAAAGTTTAA
- a CDS encoding TonB-dependent receptor, producing the protein MKITYLFFLILNTSFIFSQKTISGIVKDETGSGIPGVNIIEKGTNTGVATDFDGKYKINAKEGATLIFSYIGYNTIEKLVKGTTLNVTLSSEGGEILNDIVIVGSRNSKRTVVNSAVPIDIINVKDITTQSGKLEINELLQYVAPSFNANKQSGSDGSDHVDPASLRGLGPDQTLVLINGKRRHQSSLINLFGTRGRGNTGTDLNAIPATSIKRIEILRDGAAAQYGSDAIAGVVNIVLNDNVDEFTGSVTYGAYNTNAKGDFPAGTANTDNYRLDQNGNGNSFGKNQSFDGGSVKVGANYGVAIGDKGGFANFTTEYINKNKTLRPGFDFRKGFGEAAIIGFNMFANMMVPVSDKTEFYAFGGRNFRDTDAYAFTRNDGERVVESIYAGGFSPRITSNILDNSIAVGFRTETAGGWKIDFSNTNGKNLFHYYVKGTLNASLENASPTEFDAGGHSLTQNTTNFDISKNYEDFFSGFNIAFGSEFRTEKFNIFAGEEGSYVTYDTNGKVITDPTTQSAPIIPNPEYDSSKPISSDNPVTLSRPGGSQGFPGYSPSNAVDKTRSNISLYSDLELDVTKSLLISGAVRFEHYSDFGSTLNGKLASRLKVSDKINLRGSVSTGFRAPSLAQVYYNLRFTNFSSAGASEVLLSPNNSPVTKGFGIQKLNEEKALNASLGFTANFGDFTATVDGYYIKVKDRIVLTGYFDATALNIGVDAAQFFVNGVDTKTKGLDMVFSWKKNFGDQTVSATLVGNINDMKIDKVKNGSLDKEIFFGEREKAFLLASAPNSKFGLNLNYNKKWFNAGLAFTRFSEVKLIDYQANEDTADYASFDDKINKATDLYTAKITTDLTLGFKLSKATKLSIGANNLMNIYPDQQDDWVEGGGYYDAVQMGFGGAYYYARLGFNF; encoded by the coding sequence ATGAAAATAACCTACCTATTCTTTTTAATTCTTAACACCAGTTTTATTTTTTCACAAAAAACAATTTCCGGAATTGTAAAAGATGAAACAGGAAGTGGCATACCAGGTGTAAACATTATTGAAAAAGGAACCAATACAGGAGTTGCCACTGATTTTGATGGTAAATACAAAATCAATGCAAAGGAGGGCGCAACTTTAATTTTCAGTTACATTGGCTACAATACAATTGAAAAACTAGTTAAAGGCACCACTTTAAATGTAACTTTATCATCTGAAGGTGGTGAAATTTTGAATGACATTGTTATTGTAGGTTCTAGGAATTCCAAAAGAACGGTTGTCAATTCAGCAGTACCAATTGATATTATTAATGTAAAAGATATTACAACACAAAGCGGAAAATTAGAAATAAACGAATTACTGCAATATGTAGCTCCTTCCTTTAATGCGAATAAACAATCTGGATCTGATGGATCTGACCACGTTGATCCAGCGTCATTAAGAGGATTAGGACCAGATCAGACTTTAGTATTAATTAATGGAAAAAGAAGACATCAGTCTTCGCTTATCAATCTTTTTGGAACGCGTGGTCGTGGAAATACAGGAACAGATTTGAATGCGATTCCTGCCACTTCTATCAAAAGAATCGAAATTCTGAGAGATGGTGCGGCGGCGCAATACGGATCTGATGCTATTGCCGGAGTTGTAAATATTGTATTGAATGACAATGTTGATGAATTTACTGGATCTGTAACTTACGGTGCTTACAACACCAATGCAAAAGGAGATTTCCCTGCTGGAACCGCTAATACTGACAACTACAGGTTAGACCAAAATGGAAATGGAAATTCATTTGGTAAAAACCAATCTTTTGATGGTGGTTCTGTAAAAGTAGGAGCAAATTACGGAGTTGCCATTGGTGACAAAGGGGGTTTTGCCAATTTCACAACAGAATATATCAACAAAAACAAAACATTAAGACCTGGTTTTGATTTCCGTAAAGGTTTTGGTGAAGCTGCAATTATAGGGTTCAATATGTTTGCTAATATGATGGTTCCCGTCTCTGACAAAACAGAGTTTTATGCATTTGGAGGAAGAAACTTTAGAGATACCGATGCTTATGCTTTTACGAGAAACGATGGTGAGCGTGTAGTTGAATCAATTTACGCTGGTGGTTTTAGCCCACGAATTACATCAAATATTTTAGACAATTCAATAGCTGTAGGGTTTAGAACAGAAACTGCAGGAGGATGGAAAATAGATTTTAGCAATACTAATGGTAAAAACCTATTTCATTATTACGTAAAAGGAACTTTAAATGCTTCATTAGAAAATGCTTCTCCAACCGAATTTGATGCTGGTGGACATAGTTTAACACAAAATACAACCAATTTTGATATTTCAAAAAACTATGAAGATTTTTTCTCAGGATTTAATATTGCTTTTGGGAGTGAATTTAGAACAGAAAAATTTAATATTTTCGCAGGTGAAGAAGGTTCTTATGTAACTTATGATACAAATGGTAAAGTTATCACTGACCCAACTACACAATCTGCTCCAATAATTCCTAATCCAGAATACGACTCTTCAAAGCCTATATCCTCAGATAATCCTGTAACACTAAGTAGACCAGGTGGATCACAAGGATTTCCTGGATACAGCCCATCAAATGCAGTAGACAAAACACGTTCCAATATCTCCTTATATTCTGATTTAGAATTGGATGTTACCAAATCTTTATTAATAAGTGGTGCAGTACGTTTTGAGCATTACAGTGATTTTGGAAGTACATTGAACGGAAAATTAGCTTCACGTCTGAAAGTTTCTGATAAAATAAACCTTAGAGGATCTGTAAGTACTGGATTTAGAGCACCATCATTGGCGCAAGTGTACTACAATCTTCGATTCACTAACTTTAGTTCAGCTGGAGCTTCAGAAGTTTTATTATCTCCAAACAACAGTCCAGTAACTAAAGGTTTTGGAATTCAAAAATTAAACGAAGAAAAAGCATTAAATGCTTCACTAGGATTTACAGCAAACTTTGGTGATTTCACAGCAACGGTTGACGGTTATTATATTAAAGTAAAAGACCGTATTGTATTAACTGGATATTTTGATGCAACAGCTTTGAATATAGGTGTTGATGCTGCACAGTTTTTCGTAAATGGTGTGGATACCAAAACTAAAGGTTTGGATATGGTTTTTTCTTGGAAAAAGAATTTTGGAGACCAAACAGTTAGCGCAACCTTAGTAGGGAATATTAATGATATGAAAATAGACAAGGTAAAGAACGGTTCGTTAGACAAAGAAATTTTCTTTGGAGAAAGAGAAAAAGCGTTCCTTTTGGCATCTGCTCCAAACAGTAAATTTGGCCTAAACTTAAACTACAACAAAAAATGGTTTAATGCAGGATTGGCATTTACACGTTTCAGCGAAGTTAAATTAATTGATTATCAAGCAAATGAAGACACTGCTGACTATGCTAGTTTTGATGATAAAATTAATAAGGCTACTGACCTTTATACTGCAAAAATAACAACTGATTTGACTTTAGGATTTAAACTTTCTAAAGCAACAAAGTTGAGCATTGGCGCTAACAACTTAATGAATATCTACCCTGACCAACAAGATGACTGGGTTGAAGGTGGTGGTTATTATGATGCTGTACAAATGGGATTTGGAGGAGCTTACTACTATGCTAGATTAGGGTTTAACTTCTAA
- a CDS encoding NAD(P)H-dependent oxidoreductase: MKIIAFGASPSKNSINKKLATYAASLFENAQVEVLDLNDFQMPVFSVDIETEIGQHKLAQAFLDKIASADFLVVSMAENNGNYSAAFKNIFDWCTRIQKEVFQQKPMLLMATSPGGRGGASVLEIAKAAFPRFGTEIKGVFSLPNFNDNFDVEKGQISNSEFDNQLKTIVANF, from the coding sequence ATGAAAATCATAGCTTTTGGCGCAAGCCCCAGTAAAAATTCGATTAATAAAAAATTAGCGACCTACGCCGCAAGTTTGTTTGAAAATGCTCAAGTAGAAGTATTGGACTTGAATGATTTTCAAATGCCAGTTTTTAGTGTGGATATTGAAACCGAAATTGGACAGCATAAATTAGCACAAGCTTTTCTGGATAAAATTGCATCTGCTGATTTTTTGGTAGTTTCTATGGCGGAGAATAACGGAAATTACTCAGCTGCTTTCAAAAATATTTTTGATTGGTGTACTCGAATTCAAAAAGAAGTTTTTCAACAAAAACCGATGCTATTGATGGCGACTTCGCCCGGAGGTAGAGGAGGGGCTTCTGTTTTGGAAATTGCCAAAGCAGCTTTTCCCCGTTTTGGAACAGAAATAAAAGGAGTATTTTCTTTACCTAATTTCAATGATAATTTTGATGTCGAAAAAGGACAAATTTCGAACTCAGAATTTGATAATCAATTGAAAACAATTGTCGCTAATTTTTAA
- a CDS encoding 4Fe-4S dicluster domain-containing protein — protein MSNVFWPKTFNLEKHKLKNKMAIIITDECINCGACEPECPNTAIYEGADDWRYKDGTKLTGKVILADGTEVDAEDAQTPVSDEVYYIVPGKCTECKGFHDEPQCAAVCPVDCCIPDDNHVEDEETLLSRKAFLHNE, from the coding sequence GTGTCAAATGTTTTTTGGCCTAAAACATTTAACTTAGAAAAACATAAATTAAAGAACAAAATGGCAATTATCATAACAGACGAATGTATCAACTGTGGTGCATGTGAACCAGAATGTCCAAATACAGCAATTTACGAAGGTGCTGACGATTGGAGATATAAAGATGGTACAAAATTAACTGGAAAAGTAATCCTTGCTGACGGTACAGAGGTTGATGCAGAAGATGCTCAAACTCCAGTTTCTGACGAAGTATATTATATTGTTCCAGGAAAATGTACAGAGTGTAAAGGATTTCATGATGAACCTCAATGTGCTGCTGTATGTCCTGTTGACTGTTGTATTCCTGATGATAATCACGTGGAAGACGAAGAAACATTGTTGAGTAGAAAAGCATTCCTACACAACGAATAG
- a CDS encoding right-handed parallel beta-helix repeat-containing protein — MKKNYTLLKQLNLLVILLIMHCSVFSQTNYYVSATGNDANNGTSSGTAWKTLAKVNSQSFTAGSIINFESGSVFNGNLTISGKTGTSSNPIIYKSYGTGSKPVIRASATIGNWTLVSSNVWKTTLGLVGGKRLASLYLNNTAQQIGREPNYNTTDGGFRVIKSHTSDNLSISENSSLPYPIDYFKGGEITIRTLNDLMKSETISSHSASTVIFTQSSPTSTSENIIRDNFGYFFQNHVNALDQEGEWAHDTTNSTLYLYSTFDPNTLSVEIPSVSYAIEIKNSSKYIEIRNLQFDNGIKNVMNISSISNVIIDGCVFNNGNEYVTLGFTLTDVTFTHNTINDSNSVGVRWEGCSGLTFSNNTITNIGMRAGMGAISYIPYTGVRIISNGTGNVNIIEKNKLDGIGYHGINFAGGNTTVQYNEVANYCAVKDDGGGIYTVNNQNANNLILKNIVHDAPGAFKGNPVGATPKTAGIYVDNNTNNHVISQNTVYNVGAWGIMTNLSGTNTITDNTVFNCGNAIVSSTYNNSFGPGGAVARANDNTVLRNILFTKQSTQYCASFSNQITSADFGTYLGILDFNYYCQPYTGGKEISTKEGGTSKEYLLPAFKSTYSNYEPNGLTAPLKFSIGTNPEAFIRFEVNATDTPIVVSLGNVIYKDAKNVSFSSDITLAAYSSIVLLNTGILLSVDKFGNLITPEKVIVYPNPTSDFLKLEKLTIGDSVKIYTIIGELLSSYKANNEKEIIDVSSLDSGIYLISVGKYFTSKFIKK, encoded by the coding sequence ATGAAAAAAAACTACACTCTTTTAAAACAGCTTAATCTATTAGTGATATTATTAATTATGCATTGTTCCGTTTTTTCGCAAACCAATTATTATGTGAGCGCAACGGGAAATGACGCTAATAATGGAACGTCATCGGGAACCGCTTGGAAAACATTAGCAAAAGTTAATAGTCAGAGTTTTACAGCTGGAAGTATAATTAATTTTGAATCGGGCAGTGTTTTTAATGGTAATTTAACGATTAGTGGTAAAACAGGAACCTCAAGTAATCCTATTATTTATAAATCTTATGGTACTGGGAGCAAACCAGTCATTAGAGCTTCCGCAACTATTGGAAATTGGACATTAGTGAGTAGTAATGTTTGGAAAACAACCTTAGGGTTAGTAGGTGGTAAACGACTGGCTTCTTTGTATCTCAATAATACTGCACAACAAATTGGGAGAGAACCAAACTACAACACTACTGATGGTGGTTTTAGAGTTATCAAATCTCATACTAGTGATAATCTTTCTATTTCGGAAAACTCGAGTTTGCCTTATCCAATAGATTATTTTAAAGGTGGTGAAATTACGATTCGAACATTAAATGATTTAATGAAATCAGAAACAATTAGTTCGCATAGTGCTAGTACCGTTATTTTTACTCAGTCAAGTCCAACAAGTACTAGTGAAAATATAATACGAGACAATTTTGGGTACTTTTTTCAAAACCATGTCAATGCTTTGGATCAAGAAGGGGAATGGGCACATGATACAACTAACTCGACTCTTTATTTATATAGTACTTTTGATCCCAATACGTTGAGTGTGGAAATCCCTTCTGTTTCTTATGCTATAGAAATAAAGAATAGCAGTAAGTATATTGAAATAAGGAATTTACAATTTGATAATGGTATTAAAAACGTGATGAATATAAGTAGTATTTCCAATGTAATTATTGATGGCTGTGTTTTTAATAATGGAAATGAATATGTGACTTTGGGTTTTACATTAACGGATGTTACTTTTACTCATAATACCATTAATGATAGCAATAGTGTTGGGGTACGATGGGAAGGCTGTAGTGGGCTTACTTTTAGTAATAACACCATAACTAATATTGGAATGCGTGCAGGAATGGGAGCGATTAGTTATATTCCTTATACAGGTGTAAGGATTATAAGTAATGGAACTGGCAATGTTAATATTATAGAGAAAAATAAATTAGACGGCATCGGGTACCACGGAATCAATTTTGCGGGGGGTAATACAACGGTTCAGTATAACGAAGTGGCAAATTATTGCGCTGTAAAGGATGATGGTGGTGGTATTTATACGGTTAATAATCAAAATGCTAATAATCTAATTTTAAAGAATATTGTTCATGATGCCCCTGGCGCCTTCAAAGGAAATCCTGTCGGAGCAACTCCTAAAACGGCAGGGATTTATGTTGATAATAATACAAATAATCATGTAATCAGTCAAAATACGGTTTACAATGTGGGAGCATGGGGAATTATGACAAACCTATCTGGAACAAATACAATAACTGATAATACCGTTTTTAATTGCGGTAATGCTATAGTGTCTTCAACTTACAATAATAGTTTTGGTCCTGGCGGTGCTGTTGCGAGAGCAAATGATAATACTGTTTTAAGAAATATTCTTTTCACAAAACAAAGTACACAATATTGCGCTTCATTTAGCAATCAAATAACGAGTGCCGATTTTGGAACTTATTTGGGAATCCTAGATTTTAATTACTATTGTCAGCCTTATACTGGGGGAAAAGAGATTTCAACTAAAGAAGGTGGAACAAGCAAAGAATATCTCTTGCCTGCTTTTAAGTCAACATATTCTAATTACGAACCTAATGGATTAACTGCTCCCTTGAAATTTAGTATTGGCACAAATCCAGAAGCTTTTATCCGATTTGAAGTGAATGCTACAGATACACCTATAGTTGTTAGCTTGGGGAATGTGATTTATAAAGATGCGAAGAATGTTTCTTTTTCATCGGATATAACTCTGGCAGCCTATTCTTCCATTGTTTTGCTGAATACTGGGATATTACTTTCAGTGGATAAATTTGGGAATCTAATTACTCCTGAAAAAGTAATTGTTTATCCAAATCCTACTTCAGATTTTTTGAAGTTAGAAAAGCTAACAATAGGAGATAGTGTTAAAATTTATACGATAATAGGAGAATTGTTAAGTAGTTATAAAGCTAATAATGAAAAAGAAATAATAGATGTCTCTAGTTTAGATTCAGGAATATACCTTATTTCAGTTGGAAAATATTTTACTAGTAAATTTATAAAAAAGTAA